CAAGCTTGTTGTGTATCATCTTCGGCATTTTCAACCGCTTTTCTAATGGCCTTATCACCTCCAGCAATTAGACCAACAACGCGTTCGTGGGGCATTCCAAAGGTGGGAGGAATTTCAGAGGCATCCAGAATTCCCAAACGCCCACTGGTTCCTGCGCCAATATAAAACAAACGCCCTCCCTTTTGAAAGCGCTCCGCCAAGGCGTCTACAAGCTGGGTAATTTGAGGGATTTCCAAGGCAACGGCATCGGCTATTTTCCTATCCTCTTCGTTCATCTTATGAAGGATGGAAACCGTATCTAACTGCTCCAGGTTATCATGATTGGAGGGTGTCTCCGTAATTTTTTTATAATCCATAGAATTATTATAAGATGCGTATATCGTGATTTCTAAAGACCTCCAACATCCTATCGGAAGGATCCAATTCCGTTATCATGGTGTTAATGGTATTGATATCGCAGGTTTTATACCGATGCTGCGAATTTAGTTTTTCCGAAATGGATAGTAAAACGGTTTTTTTAGCTGCTTTTATCACCGCCTTTTTTACTTGGACGATGTCCCAATCGAATTCGGTCAGCCCATACACGGCATCCACATAACCCGTACCGATAAAGCTATAGTCTACTTTTATTTCAGATAGATTATGGATGGCGTTTGCTCCGATAGATATCTGTGCTTCCTTGGAAATCTGACCACCGATGGAGATTACCGTAACGTTCGGTTTGTGGGACAGTTCCATAGCCACGGGCAAACTGATAGTAAAACAAGTCAGTTTTAGATTATCTGGAATCAAGCGTACCAGTTCCAAACAGGTGGTACCCCCATCTATGAAAATTACCGCCCCGTCCTTAAGCAAGGTTGCTGCTTTTTGGGCGATAGTTACTTTTTGGTCCAGGGCATAAATGTTCGTATTTCTGCTGTTACTATTGGTAAAGCCAAGGGAGATTGCCCCACCATGTACCTTTTTAAGCTTGTTCTCCGCATCCAATTCCTTCACATCCCTGCGGATGGTATCAATGGATACATCTAGGCTTTCGGCAATATCCGTCAATAGAATCCGATTGTGCAATTCTACTTCGTTCAAGAGGATTTGTTGGCGTTCTTCCTTCAGCATAGGTATCCGTATAAATAGAAAACAGAGCAAAGATAACTAAAATTTACACATGCCGTTTTATTCAGTAATAGAACTTCAAACATTAAATTTAGGTTAATTATTGCAAAAAACAGCATTTAAAAATTGCAAAAAACAGCAAGTTATAAAATTATTGCCTATATTTGCCCGAATTAAAATGTCAAACTTCAACATTATATGAAAACCACTATGGTCAAAAAAAAGCGGGACATCAGCCACCAACCCATCGGACAATTTGAGGAAACCCGATTTGAAAAAATCCACAATGTAATTTTCTCGGATTCCAATGAAGCGTCCATTCGTGTAGCGGAAGAGATTGCAGAGCTCATCCGCAAAAAACAAAATCAGAACAGAACATGTGTTCTGGGTCTCGCCACGGGTTCCTCCCCTATCCGGGTTTATGAAGAGCTTGTTAGAATGCACAAAGAAGAAGGCCTCAGTTTTCA
This window of the Maribacter cobaltidurans genome carries:
- a CDS encoding DeoR/GlpR family DNA-binding transcription regulator, which translates into the protein MLKEERQQILLNEVELHNRILLTDIAESLDVSIDTIRRDVKELDAENKLKKVHGGAISLGFTNSNSRNTNIYALDQKVTIAQKAATLLKDGAVIFIDGGTTCLELVRLIPDNLKLTCFTISLPVAMELSHKPNVTVISIGGQISKEAQISIGANAIHNLSEIKVDYSFIGTGYVDAVYGLTEFDWDIVQVKKAVIKAAKKTVLLSISEKLNSQHRYKTCDINTINTMITELDPSDRMLEVFRNHDIRIL